Sequence from the Malaciobacter pacificus genome:
TTGGGGTTAAAGAGTTAAAGTTTGATGTTGATTTAAAAAATAAGATGATTTTAAATACTGAGCAAAAAAGACTTTTATATATTTTAGCTTCATTAATTGTTTTATTATTTGCAAACTCTAAAATTGAGCCATTTTATTCAGGCCTTGGAATGAATGAAAAAGTAATATTATTATCTTATGGTCTTTTAATGTTTTTACCAAAAATTGGTTTTTTAACTTGGGAAGATACTAAAAAAATTCCTTATGAAATTATATTTTTATTTGGTGCAGGTTTTTCAATCGCAGCTGCTTTTTCACAAACAGGTTTAGCTAATGAAATTGCAAATTATTTAATGGAACTAACAAATCTTCCAATAATATTTTTAGTTTTATTAGTTGCTACCTTAATTACATTTACAACAGAAATTACATCAAATACTGCATTAATTTCTATTGCTTTACCAATTATTTACTCTTTAAGTAATGCAGCAAATATTGATCCAACTTTTATTCTTTTAGTTGCAACAATTTGTGCTTCTTATGCATTTATGCTTCCAATAGCAACACCACCAAATGCAATAGCTATGAGTAGTGGAGCAGTTAAGGTAAAAGATATGGCAAAGTTTGGGTTTATTTTTAATATTATAGGTATTTTATCCATTACATTTATTGCCCTTATTTATTGGCAGAATTATTTATAAAAATATTATAGCCTTTTGGCTATAATCCTGCCATGCAAAATATTTTAAAAAAACTAGATTTACAAGATTATATTGACTCATTTTCAAAACTATTAGCTAGAGAAAAACCCATAGTTTTAGAAGGTGATATTAATATACATTATAATTTAATTAATGAACTTTCAAAGTATGATATCAAACAACCAGAAACAGTAGCATCTTTAGATACAGCATTAATTCATATACAAAAACAAGGTATCTTAAAAATAGATGATATTTATGAGTTTATAAAAATCATCAAATATTTTTTATACTTAAAAAGATTTAACTTTGAAGGTAAATTAGCCCAATGGATTGATAAAATTATCATTCCTTCTGATATTTCAAAAATAACTGATTACTTTGATGAAAAAGCAAATTTAAGAGATGGTATTAATGAGGATTATGACAATATTAAATATGCAATTTCTAAAAATAAAGAAGAGATAAAACAGAGTTTATATAAGACAATCAACTCTTCAAAAGTTAGAAGTTATTTAGTTGATTCTCAGGTTCATTATATAAATAGTGAAGAGTGTTTATTAGTTAGAGGGGGTTTTAATCATGTATTGAAAGCTTCTGTAATTCATAGGTCAAATTCAGGTTTTTTCTATGTAGTTCCCCATAGTGTTAGTGAACTAAAGCAAAGACAAAGTGATTTAAAAAATAAACAAGAAGAGATTATTTTAAAAGTTTGTAAAGAGATTAGTAGTTTATTTGAAAAAAACTTACTATTTTTAAAATTCTTAAATAAAGAGTTTGATAGATTTGACCATTATCAAGCAAGATTATTCTTTGCTAAAATAGGAGATAAAAATTTTATTATTCCATCTAAAAAGAATCAAAATAAATTAGTAAACTTTTCTCACCCAGCACTGCATGATCCAAAACCAATCACAATCGATTTTACTAAATCAGTTGTAATGATAACAGGAGTTAATGCAGGTGGTAAAACAATGATGTTAAAGTCAATATTATCAGCTGTATTTTTATCAAAATATTTAATTCCTTATAAGGCAAGTAAAGAAACAGTTGTTGGAAATTTTAAATCAATAAATGCAGTTTTAGATGATCCTCAAAGTGTTAAAAATGATATTTCAACTTTTGCTGGACGTATGGTTGAGTTTTCTAAACTTTTTGCTACTAAAAGTGCAATAGTTGGAGTTGATGAGATTGAACTTGGAACTGATTCAGATGAAGCAGCAAGTTTGTTTAAAGTAATAATTGAAGATTTAATTCAAAGAGATATTAAAATAATTATCACTACTCACCATAAAAGATTAGCTTCACTAATGGCTGCAAATGAAAATGTAGAGTTAATAGCTGCACTTTATGATGAAGAAAATCAAAAACCAACTTATGAGTTTTTACAAGGAACTATTGGTAGGTCTTATGCTTTTGAAACTGCAAGTAGATATGGAATACCTTTAAGTGTAGTAAAAAGAGCAAAAGAGGTTTATGGTGACGATAAAGATAAGTTAAATGATTTAATTGAAAGAAGTAGTTCATTAGAGAGAGATTATCAGTTAAAACTAAAAGCTTTAGAAGATGAAATATCTAAAATGCAAAGATTAACTAAAAATCTTGAAGAGCAAAAAGAGAAGCTGGATGAACATATTTACTCAGAAAAATCTAAACTTCATAAAGAGTATAAAGATGCTAGGGATGAGGCTAAAAAGGCTATCAAAGCAAAATTAGTAAAAGAGTCACATCAGCATTTAAATGTAGCACATAAAAAAGCAAGTGAGATTAAAACGCAAAAAGTTCAAGATGTAGGTGAGCTTAAAGTAGGAGATAGAGTTAAATATAGAAATACAAAAGGAAGTATTGTATCAATAAAAGGAAAAAAAGCATTTAT
This genomic interval carries:
- a CDS encoding SLC13 family permease, whose protein sequence is MLKYLFPLVLSLVSYFLASLAFGVSHSILLAIIVLLVVLWTNEALPLGVVSLLPILLFPSFDILSTNETTANYSNSIIFLFLGGFMIAIATEKTNLHKFVSNKLLTLFPATTRGVIYSLSFTSAFLSSLISNTTTALLLIPVAMFLTNDSKLKFRLVLAIAYGASIGGIITPIGTPPNLILMGFMEQNAMENISFINWMLLTAPLALIMLLIIPFILSLGVKELKFDVDLKNKMILNTEQKRLLYILASLIVLLFANSKIEPFYSGLGMNEKVILLSYGLLMFLPKIGFLTWEDTKKIPYEIIFLFGAGFSIAAAFSQTGLANEIANYLMELTNLPIIFLVLLVATLITFTTEITSNTALISIALPIIYSLSNAANIDPTFILLVATICASYAFMLPIATPPNAIAMSSGAVKVKDMAKFGFIFNIIGILSITFIALIYWQNYL
- a CDS encoding endonuclease MutS2; amino-acid sequence: MQNILKKLDLQDYIDSFSKLLAREKPIVLEGDINIHYNLINELSKYDIKQPETVASLDTALIHIQKQGILKIDDIYEFIKIIKYFLYLKRFNFEGKLAQWIDKIIIPSDISKITDYFDEKANLRDGINEDYDNIKYAISKNKEEIKQSLYKTINSSKVRSYLVDSQVHYINSEECLLVRGGFNHVLKASVIHRSNSGFFYVVPHSVSELKQRQSDLKNKQEEIILKVCKEISSLFEKNLLFLKFLNKEFDRFDHYQARLFFAKIGDKNFIIPSKKNQNKLVNFSHPALHDPKPITIDFTKSVVMITGVNAGGKTMMLKSILSAVFLSKYLIPYKASKETVVGNFKSINAVLDDPQSVKNDISTFAGRMVEFSKLFATKSAIVGVDEIELGTDSDEAASLFKVIIEDLIQRDIKIIITTHHKRLASLMAANENVELIAALYDEENQKPTYEFLQGTIGRSYAFETASRYGIPLSVVKRAKEVYGDDKDKLNDLIERSSSLERDYQLKLKALEDEISKMQRLTKNLEEQKEKLDEHIYSEKSKLHKEYKDARDEAKKAIKAKLVKESHQHLNVAHKKASEIKTQKVQDVGELKVGDRVKYRNTKGSIVSIKGKKAFIENDMGMKVQVMLADLTRSGNPIVPKVKPKKATVTVQRPDSGHVKLDLHGQRADEAIENLDKFLSDALIAGFDEVLVYHGIGTGKLAYAVKEFLRTHPSVRGFEDAPANQGGFGAKIIKL